Genomic DNA from uncultured Methanospirillum sp.:
CTGGCGCCTATAGAATTACACAGATTATGAAATAATGATAGATAATAGAGAAAAATGAAGAAACAATCCTGATTTTCAGGAAAGATAGTATCAGATATTCATTAATAATAAGATGAATTATCTGGTTGTTACGTTATCAAGAAGAGCTTTAATATCAAGCCAGATCACTAACTCCCGTCTTGAATCATTGGTATTATCCAAAGATTTTTTTATAATTCCTAAAATATGTGCATCTTCATCATCCGTATGAGACTGATCAATATCTTTCATTGAAACGGTCATAACTGAAGATACATCATCAACAAGAATGCCGGTTTTTATCGCTGTTAAACTGCTATCAAGTACTATCAGCCTAGAATCAGTTTGACTTTCGGTACTGGATTTTTGGATCTTTAACAGAGATTTCAGATCGATTACCGTGGTGATCTCTCCCCTGAGATCAATGATCCCTCTGATATGGGAAGGGGTATGAGGAAGAGGAGTGATTCGCATCGACTCAACGATCTCCCGTACATCGAAAAGGTTAATTGCAAACTTGTTATCTCCAAGTATGAACTCAACAACCTGAATCTCATCATCAGTCGAGTTTTTATTTGGATTTGTCTTTTCAAGGGTGTTCATCCGATCTCACACCGTAAACCTTGAGATCTCTGTAGATACTGCCTCAACACTCTGTGACACATCCTGTATTGCCTGTACAATCTGGGCAAGGGCGGCAGAAGCTTCTTCAGTCGCTGCAGAAGAATCCACAGCCTGCTGGACAGTATTGCTCAGCAGAGTGGCAACTTCAGTCACGCTGGCAGTAATCTCCTCAACCGATGCTGCCTGCTCTTCGGTTACCGATGCCATATTAGTTACCTTTTGTGAAATATCCTCTATGGATTGTGCAATACTTGTAAACGCGGTGATGGTTTCAGTCAGAGATGCATTTCCTTCCTGAACATTTGTAACAGAACTCTTCACTGCCTCTGCTGCCTTCTGTGATTTTGTCTGAAGATTACTGATCATTTCGGTAATACT
This window encodes:
- a CDS encoding chemotaxis protein CheW, yielding MNTLEKTNPNKNSTDDEIQVVEFILGDNKFAINLFDVREIVESMRITPLPHTPSHIRGIIDLRGEITTVIDLKSLLKIQKSSTESQTDSRLIVLDSSLTAIKTGILVDDVSSVMTVSMKDIDQSHTDDEDAHILGIIKKSLDNTNDSRRELVIWLDIKALLDNVTTR